From Pseudomonas sp. stari2:
CCATGTTCGGCGATGGTGTTGGCGAACACATTGGCGGCGTGTTCCAGCGCGGTGTCCCAATCGCAGCGGCTACGCACCAGGCCTTTGCCCAGGCGCAATTCCGGGTACAACGCCCGTGCCGCCAGATCGCCGGTCAGGTGCAGGGTCGAGCCTTTGCTGCACAGTTTGCCGAAGTTGGCAGGGTGCGCCGGATCGCCGCTGACGCCGAGAATGCGCTCGCCGTCATGCTCGATCAGCACGCCGCAGCCGACCCCGCAATAGCAGCAGGTCGAGGCGGTCGTCTGGCGGTTCATCAGACGGCGTCCCGCAGGGCCAGTTGCACGCGTCCGTTTTCGACCCGGGCCGGGTGATGGTGCGCGCAACCAACGTCCGGTGCCTGGGCTTCGCCGGATTGCAGGTCGATCTGCCAGTTGTGCAGCGGGCAGGCCACGCGCTTGCCGTAGATCAGGCCCTGGGACAACGGGCCGCCCTTGTGCGGGCAGCGGTCGTCGAGTGCGAAAACTTCGTCATCGCTTGTGCGAAAGATCGCAATGTCACCTTTGGGCCCGGCGATGATCCGCGAACCGAGGGCGTTGATCTCTTCCAGGGCACAGATATCGAGCCAGTTCATGCCGGCACCTCCAGGTTTTTCACGGGGATCACGTCGAACTCTTTCTTCAGTTGCGGCTGGGCGAGGCGCTCTTTCCACGGGTCCTGTTCGAACGACAGGGAGAATTGCAGGCGTTCGTTCAGGGCCTTGCGGCGCTCGGGATCTTCCAGCACGGCTTTCTTGATGTGCTCCATGCCGACCCGTTGCAGGTAGTGCACGGTGCGTTCGAGGTAGAAGGCTTCCTCGCGGTACAGCTGCAGGAACGCGCCGTTGTATTCGCGCACTTCCTCGGCGGTCTTGAGCTTGACGAAGAACTCGGCGACTTCGGTCTTGATCCCGCCGTTGCCACCGATGTACATCTCCCATCCGGAATCGACGCCGATGATTCCTACGTCCTTGATCCCCGCTTCCGAACAGTTGCGTGGGCATCCGGAGACTGCCAGTTTCACTTTGTGCGGCGACCACATGTTGAACAGGTCGTGTTCGAGGTCGATGCCCAACTGAGTCGAATTCTGCGTGCCGAAGCGGCAGAACTCGCTGCCGACGCAGGTCTTCACGGTGCGGATGGATTTGCCGTAGGCGTGGCCGGACGGCATGTCGAGGTCTTTCCACACACCGGGCAGGTCCTGCTTCTTGATCCCCAACAGGTCGATGCGCTGGCCGCCGGTAACCTTGACCATCGGCACCTGGTATTTGTCCGCCACGTCGGCGATCCGTCGCAGTTCCGACGGGTTGGTCACGCCGCCCCACATCCTCGGCACGACCGAGTAGGTGCCGTCCTTCTGGATGTTGGCGTGGGCCCGCTCGTTGATCAGGCGCGACT
This genomic window contains:
- the nirD gene encoding nitrite reductase small subunit NirD produces the protein MNWLDICALEEINALGSRIIAGPKGDIAIFRTSDDEVFALDDRCPHKGGPLSQGLIYGKRVACPLHNWQIDLQSGEAQAPDVGCAHHHPARVENGRVQLALRDAV